A DNA window from Anser cygnoides isolate HZ-2024a breed goose chromosome 21, Taihu_goose_T2T_genome, whole genome shotgun sequence contains the following coding sequences:
- the ATP12A gene encoding potassium-transporting ATPase alpha chain 2, with translation MVKKKSDVYSVEIHGIKDLEKTETGVEEEKYKDLKGNKKKKSEDLKKELDLDDHKLSASELEEKYGTSINKGLSSSRAAEILARDGPNSLTPPKATPEIVKFLKQMVGGFSILLWIGAVFSWISFGIQFAQGAESPFDNLYLGVVLALVVILTGIFAYYQEAKSTNIMASFSKMIPQQALVIRDAEKKELPAEQLVVGDIVEIKGGDRIPADIRLISAQGCKVDNSSLTGESEPQSRSCDFTHENPLETKNIAFYSTTCVEGTATGIVINTGDRTVIGRIASLASGVGNEKTPIAIEIEHFVYLVAGVAISIGVLFFIISVSMRYKILDSIIFLIGIIVANVPEGLLATVTVSLSLTAKRMAKKNCLVKNLEAVETLGSTSIICSDKTGTLTQNRMTVAHLWFDNQIYSADTSEDQTTQPFDQSSPSWTALSKIVTLCNRAEFRPGQENLPIMKRVVVGDASETALLKFAEVILGDVMSIRAQNKKVAEIPFNSTNKFQLSIHETDDPNDKRFLLVMKGAPERILERCSTIMINGKEEPLDSEKAEAFQTAYMELGGMGERVLGFCHLYLPENEFPDTYPFDTDSMNFPTSNLCFVGLLSMIDPPRSTVPDAVSKCRSAGIKVIMVTGDHPITAKAIAKSVGIISATSETVEDIAKRLNIPVEQVNRREATAAVVNGMELKDMSLQQLDDILCNHSEIVFARTSPQQKLIIVEGCQRQGAVVAVTGDGVNDSPALKKADIGIAMGIAGSDAAKNAADMVLLDDNFASIVTGVEEGRLIFDNLKKTIAYTLTKNIAELCPFLIYIIASIPMPIGTITILFIDLGTDIIPSVALAYEKAESDIMNRRPRNKKKDRLVNEQLAVYSYLQIGIIQSVGAFVTYFTVYAEQGFLPSTLLGVRVDWENNAINDFEDSYGQEWTKYQRMYLQWTGYTAFFVSITIQQVADLIIRKTRRNSIFQQGLFRNKVIWVGIFSQIGIALILSYGLGHVTALNFIPLRFQYWFVAVPFAVLIWVYDEVRKLFIRRYPGSWWDKNMYY, from the exons AAAAAGTCTGATGTTTACTCAGTTGAGATCCATGGAATAAAAGATCtggaaaaaacagagactggAGTTGAAGAGGAGAAGTACAAAGACCTGAAAggcaacaagaagaaaaagagtgaAGACCTTAAGAAAGAACTGGACCTG GATGACCACAAACTCAGCGCTtcagaactggaagaaaagtATGGCACAAGCATCAACAAA GGTCTCTCTAGTTCAAGAGCAGCAGAGATTTTGGCTCGTGATGGTCCCAACTCACTCACTCCTCCCAAAGCCACTCCTGAAATTGTTAAGTTCCTCAAGCAGATGGTGGGAGGGTTTTCCATCCTTTTATGGATAGGAGCTGTCTTCTCCTGGATTTCATTTGGCATTCAGTTTGCCCAGGGAGCTGAATCACCCTTTGACAAT CTCTACCTTGGTGTAGTCCTCGCACTGGTTGTCATCCTCACTGGTATCTTCGCTTACTATCAAGAAGCTAAAAGTACAAACATCATGGCCAGCTTCAGTAAAATGATTCCACAG CAAGCTCTTGTCATCAGAGATGCGGAGAAGAAGGAACTGCCAGCAGAACAGCTGGTGGTTGGAGACATCGTGGAAATAAAGGGTGGAGACAGGATCCCAGCGGACATTCGCCTGATCTCTGCTCAGGGGTGTAAG GTGGACAATTCTTCACTCACAGGGGAATCAGAACCACAGTCCCGCTCTTGTGACTTCACCCACGAGAACCCTTTGGAGACCAAGAACATTGCGTTCTACTCCACCACCTGTGTGGAAG GCACTGCTACTGGCATTGTAATCAACACCGGGGATCGCACTGTCATTGGGCGGATTGCCTCGCTCGCATCGGGAGTAGGAAATGAGAAAACACCCATTGCTATCGAGATAGAGCATTTTGTCTACCTGGTGGCAGGAGTGGCCATTTCCATTGGTGTCCTCTTCTTcatcatttctgtttcaatGCGATACAAGATTCTGGACTCCATCATCTTTCTCATCGGCATCATTGTGGCAAATGTGCCAGAGGGACTGCTAGCCACAGTAACA GTGAGTCTGTCCCTGACAGCCAAGCGGATGGCAAAGAAGAACTGTTTGGTGAAGAACTTGGAAGCTGTGGAAACACTCGGCTCTACTTCCATCATCTGCTCTGACAAGACAGGGACCCTCACACAAAACAGGATGACTGTTGCTCACCTCTGGTTTGATAATCAGATCTACTCAGCTGACACCAGTGAAGATCAAACAA CTCAGCCTTTTGATCAAAGTTCTCCATCATGGACAGCATTATCAAAAATTGTAACTCTCTGCAACCGGGCAGAATTCAGACCAGGACAGGAAAATCTCCCAATAATGAAG AGAGTTGTGGTAGGTGATGCCTCTgaaacagctctgctgaaatTTGCAGAAGTCATTTTGGGTGACGTCATGAGTATTAGAGCACAAAACAAGAAAGTGGCTGAAATTCCTTTCAACTCCACCAACAAATTCCAG CTTTCCATTCACGAGACTGATGATCCCAACGACAAACGTTTTCTGCTGGTGATGAAAGGTGCCCCAGAGAGGATTTTAGAGAGATGTAGCACCATCATGATCAATGGCAAAGAAGAACCACTGGacagtgaaaaagcagaagctttCCAAACAGCATACATGGAGCTGGGAGGCATGGGAGAGAGAGTACTGG GTTTCTGTCATCTGTACCTGCCTGAAAACGAGTTTCCAGACACATACCCATTTGACACAGATTCCATGAATTTCCCCACCTCCAACCTGTGCTTTGTTGGGCTCTTATCTATGATTGACCCACCTCGTTCCACAGTGCCAGATGCTGTCTCGAAATGCCGCAGTGCTGGAATCAAG GTTATCATGGTCACTGGCGATCACCCAATCACTGCTAAGGCCATTGCCAAGAGTGTAGGCATCATTTCAGCCACCAGCGAGACCGTGGAAGATATTGCTAAGCGCCTCAATATTCCTGTTGAGCAAGTCAATAGACG GGAAGCCACGGCAGCAGTAGTCAATGGGATGGAGCTGAAGGACATGAGCTTGCAGCAGCTGGATGACATTTTGTGTAACCACTCCGAGATAGTCTTTGCTCGGACATCACCCCAGCAGAAACTGATCATAGTGGAAGGCTGTCAAAGACAG GGAGCAGTTGTTGCTGTGACTGGAGACGGAGTCAATGATTCCCCTGCTCTTAAAAAAGCAGATATTGGAATTGCTATGGGTATTGCTGGTTCTGACGCAGCTAAAAATGCAGCTGATATGGTACTGCTGGATGATAACTTTGCTTCTATTGTCACAGGAGTGGAGGAAG GCCGCTTGATCTTTGACAacctaaagaaaacaattgcCTACACCCTGACTAAGAACATTGCTGAGCTCTGTCCCTTTCTCATCTACATAATTGCCAGCATTCCCATGCCCATTGGCACCATCACCATCCTATTCATTGACCTGGGAACGGACATT ATCCCCTCTGTTGCACTGGCCTATGAAAAAGCTGAAAGCGATATTATGAACAGGAGACCTcgaaacaaaaagaaagacaggCTGGTGAATGAGCAGCTCGCTGTATACTCCTACCTGCAGATAG GTATCATACAGTCAGTGGGAGCCTTTGTAACCTACTTCACAGTCTATGCCGAACAAGGTTTCCTCCCTTCCACACTGCTCGGTGTGCGAGTCGACTGGGAAAACAACGCCATTAATGACTTTGAGGACTCGTATGGACAGGAATGG aCTAAATACCAGAGGATGTACCTGCAGTGGACTGGCTATACTGCCTTCTTTGTCAGCATCACAATTCAGCAAGTTGCAGATTTGATCATCAGGAAAACACGAAGAAATTCCATTTTCCAGCAGGGTCTTTTCAG GAACAAAGTCATCTGGGTGGGTATATTCTCCCAGATAGGAATTGCTCTGATTCTCTCCTATGGTCTTGGACATGTTACAGCCCTGAACTTCATTCCTCTGAG GTTTCAGTACTGGTTTGTGGCTGTACCATTTGCCGTCTTGATATGGGTCTATGATGAAGTCCGCAAGCTGTTTATCAGGAGATACCCAGGAA GCTGGTGGGACAAGAACATGTATTATTGA